acttgtgcgtcggtgtgtctgtgtcgcgcagcaattctccgccgaaacgcctgagggcagtgcggtctctctgatagccggccgcctgcttccggtcccgctacgatctctgtttacttttccacagagattcagagcgtgttatgttaatctacagctgatacatgttgctgtttatcatacagacatgattacatgaagaatagagaggaggagatgaaatacacggccgatgtgcggccgatgtccgggataccggaagtgttgtaaatgcgggaaagacaaagccgccgagcggaccaatcacagagcttgcggtccgcgtcggctctacggggagttacattttggaggaggtgcacgtcagctacgtgcgtaggccttggcgtagggtacgccgttgattcaacgcagaagtataaatcagcctttacactccaatttttaaattacaacaatacaaaaaaaacattcttctcACCTGGTTCATTATTCAAATTCACAGTTCTGTCAGCGTGACCTGCAATCTGAAACGaaagactgaaatacaaaacataatgaaaacaaacagtttcaTTAGAAGTTTTGAAAAGGTGTTAAAAGTCTcatcaaatcaaaaacacagattGTGTTTCTTTCTACAGAAATGTTACTTCCTGCAAAGTGTAGCTTAGGGAAGATCATAACTCACATGTTCTTACGAGTGTTACACTCCTGAACAGTAGGAAGAGCTATAGGTGTAATCCCGGAAGATTTACGAAGCTTCAGCAGCATGATGtcatgtttcttctttattatgATGTTCACCTTTTCCTTGTAGGTCTTAGGTAAGGATGTGATATACACACTTCTTCCTGGGCCTGGATGCACATCTAGAATCGCTTTTGGAAGCcttcaaataaaaagagaggTTAAAGAGAACAATCTCTGTATGACTGGAAACACATCATATTTTAATGTAGGTTAATAGATACTGATTATGAACAAAAGCAATGCTACCTTCATGTTGGGAAAGCTATTGCAACTTTTAGATTGAGCTTTTTATACATGTATTAAAATCATAACTTTCTTACAACTCCCTGCAGTGAGCCGCAGTCAGGATCCAGGTGTCACTGATCAGAGAGCCTCCACACAGCAGGTCACCAAGATAACTAAACTTCACATGGTACTGACGCTCATTTGCTGGACAATCTTGACCCCCAAACATTCTCTTCTGCAGATCCACAGCTGCACTCACTGTGACACCTGAAAGAGAAAGACCCCccgtcaggtgtgtgtgagttggAACAAGGGTCTTGCAgagaacaacttttaaaatataCATGACAAAAAGTCTTGCAAAGTATTCAATCAGAGTTCTCAATACATTCTTTTGATTATGCAATGCAAAACTGTTCAAAAGTGCATAAAGATAGCGATGGATATAGAACAGAATACAATCAGTCAAGGATGCTTCCGTTCTGTTAAAGCTCAATTCATTCAAAATGTCATCTCTGTAAGCAATAGTTCTGAGAGCAGTAAGCAGCAGACGTGCAAAAGATAGCTGACCACTCACCGACCAACAGCGAAAGGAGGAGAAGACGCGTCATGACAGCCATCTTTCCGGGACTGCTCTCCTGGTGCGTTAGtgatgcattttaaatgttctaaGACCGCCCTGTTGGAGGTCGAACCACCAATCACCTCACAGTATATATGTTATTGCCATTTTTGGATATCTCAATAAGAGGACCGTTGACAAGGGATGACTCTGACATATAAGACAAATGCCATATATGGCTGCAGTTTGTTGAGCAGAAAGATCAGAGATAAACAAAGCAGATAGATATATGAACATATGTTTAAAcgtttacttttttaaaggaTTGTAAAACTGTCCCTGTATTCTTGTACTGCAGACCTATGGTCAcacctctctgcctgtgtggTTAATTAATCTATTCAGAGTGTTCTGTGAGAGGGAGACAGCTGAGGTGTGGTGTGTCCTCCAGGCCTGAGTTCATCAGAACAGCTAGTAGTTGCATTgctctctgtttttaacatgagGCACTTGTTACAAACTGGACTGGGCTTGTAAACACTCACCTAGGAAGGTTTCTGCTGGAACACTAGCTTTAGGGATGCTGCTCTGATGTTGTTGGGTTTGAGTAGTTAGTCAGTTAGTAAGTCTTAACACAGTTTATTTTCACCTGTAAGAAAGGTAACACTGAACTCAGGGTTGGagtcctctttttgttttatctccTTGTTGTcaagttgtgttattttattcccCCAAAGTTTCTTGTCTTGTGTGTCCTGTTGTATTTTGATACTCAGCTTTATACCTCGTTTCAGGGCGCTtcagggacagtgcatattaatgaacatttcagcgttTGCATCAATGCAAATATGCCAGAGTTTaccataaggctaattttcatccgtagtccccggcaggttaaaacagagttcatgaaaacagaacatcatggtagcatgaaaactgaaacccacccttgaaaaaacaacttatctttctttctttctttcgttcttcctttctttctttctttctttctttctttaatctttattttaatccttctttctttctttctttctttctttctttctttcttcctttctttctttcttctttcttctttctttctttctttcctttcttctttctttatttcattcttctttccttctttctttctttctcttctttgtttttctttcttttccctctttcattcttcttcttcttcttctttctttatttcttttaccccttcttctttctttcttctttcttttattctttcttctccttcctttctttctttactccttcttcttttctttctttctttatttcttttccttcttcttcttcattctttctttcttttctttctctttcttttatctctttctttcttctttctttctttattccttctttcttctttctttcttttttattctttctttctttctttcttctttattcttcttttttcttctttctttctttctttctttcttctttcttctttcttctttctttctctttctNNNNNNNNNNNNNNNNNNNNNNNNNNNNNNNNNNNNNNNNNNNNNNNNNNNNNNNNNNNNNNNNNNNNNNNNNNNNNNNNNNNNNNNNNNNNNNNNNNNNNNNNNNNNNNNNNNNNNNNNNNNNNNNNNNNNNNNNNNNNNNNNNNNNNNNNNNNNNNNNNNNNNNNNNNNNNNNNNNNNNNNNNNNNNNNNNNNNNNNNTCCAGTGCAATCTTAAAGTTACAATAGCTTTCCAAACATGAAGGTAGCATTGCTTTTGTTCATAATCAGTATCTACCAACCTACATTCAAATATGATGTGTTTCCAGTCATACAGAGATTGTTCTCTTTAAcctctctttttatttgaagGCTTCCAAAAGCGATTCTAGATGTGCATCCAGGCCCAGGAAGAAGTGTGTATATCACATCCTTACCTAAGACCTACAAGGAAAAGGTGAACTTCATAATATCGAAGAACCACGACATCATGCTGCTGAAGCTTCGTAAAGCTGTCGCCATCAAACCTGTGGATCTTCCTACTGTTGAGGAGTGTAACGCTCGTAAGAACATGTGAGTTATGATCTTTCCTAAGCTACACTTTGCAGGAAGTAACATGTCTGTAGAAAGAAACATaatctgtgtttttgatttgatgAGATTTTTAACACCTTTTCAAAACTTCTAAtgaaactgtttgttttcattatgttttgtatttcagtctttCATTTCAGATTGCAGGTCATTCATCCACAACTATGGGTCCGAATAAAGAAAGAGGTAAATTACTGCATATATGAACAAAACGTACATCATACTCATTTATTCAACAAATATGAcctgttctttaaaaaataaaatctgcttCTCTTGCTCAAGGAATGATTTTTccaaacatttaaaggtgacatatcatgcaaaatcaaccttttaatggttctctacctgaaatatgtttccctggcatgtctacaaaccccccgaaaatgaaaaactatccattctgtccctgttctgatttctccacctttctgtaaatgtgtgctgaaacgagccgtttcagttttcagtgtttttcatacgtcacaacaacatccggtctgtaactgaagtcagagcttggagcttgttcggcccatagactgtataaaatacaactcaacccctcctccgtttttcattccctgcacacatgtgtgctaacaaggagcttaggagggaggcatgctagttgtaggctgtcttaataaacacaaaggtcggttttactccccacgtctgcagatttgaagatctagtggatgatttttatttatcatggaaaagtgctagcgctagttagcatagccacatagctacatgttcgtcgctgtgtaccaagacacacgtcgacatactgacaaataaaacaacaagaaacactaaatctgtgaccaatccttcagaaaggttctgctgcaggcgcctctccatcaggatcagattctggatcagattcagagggttgaagtaacacgggtctgtgagcagccgtgtatattcagccaacatgtaaacattagatcaacgtgctggagagccgaggccacatccacttcctgagggggcgtggtcagagagctcattctcatttaaaggcacagacacaggaaacagcctgttctgagcagggctgaaaaagagggattttcaggcatgccaaaatctgatttcaaagtgtttttttgagcataaactttaaagacatgttttggggacctcttagaccaatatatgttgatgaaaaagagcattatatgtcacctttaagacgaTGATGACATGTTTTATACTTTGTGTGTAATACTTTTCTTAATCGTCATGTaggagaagaagaatcaaaCACTCTTCAGTGTGCAGACATCGGAGTGATCGACTGTAAGAACTTTTTGAACTGCTTAAAGACCAACCAGCCGGACTTCTACAAGAAGCACAGCTTTCAACACCTGCTCTGTGGCCAGTCTTCTGTTGCGGATGCGTCTCCGGTGAGTTAGAGGTGTTTCTTACCCTAACATGTTTAAATCCTCAAGTTTTCAGGACGTTATGTAAaattctgttccttctgttatCTGTCTTTCAGGGTGACTCCGGTGGAGGTGTGGTGCACAACGGCAAACTTTATGGGGTCATTACTTTTGGAGGTAGTGGCACTCATGCCTGTGTTAGTCCAATTGCATATATGGACGTCTGTGAATACCTCCCATGGATAAAAGAGACTGCTGGCATCCCTTAAAGAGACAAAGTAATGAAAGATCTACTCAATGATTGAACTTGAAATGTCTTGTCAATAAAGAGGCCTTTCACATGTGAGTTGTATCCCACTTGCAGTTTATCGATGTCTGTCTGTTTCAAAAACCCAGTTAAAAACGATGGTTgtagatttgtatttttttgattTAATACATAAAACCTCTACACACCTGTTTGATTGATTTTGCTCATCATTACAGCATCTGTAGTTCCTCTacatcaggcatgtccaaagtatggcccggGGCCAATCgcagcccaaggtccatttatttatggccccaagcttccatcttaaattgtgttatttatagcacagaaattaatcacattctgaatcatctgtacatttgtagtttctttcaagcgcacaaacaaaactaaagtcaatccagaaacgtctcaaaaagcttcatatggactacctgtttaaagccaaaacactgggaattctgcaagatggcaataaagaagaaacacaagaactcttaaagttgacaggttttttaaagctgctgtgaggaacttttaacTTGTATCGattatggcgcccccttgtggacaaagtgatacctcttatctcttgtcctgtaaatgcaaaataattgtcttcagacaataacctcatcctgttgtcttttaacatttagacttatcttacaatgtgattatttgcaataaaaacagccaaaaaagggtgtttctaaagcgagatgtcaatcatttgttctgacacctaccccctcagagcagttttagacattaaaatgacaacagagaaggtatcagtggtgttgtagatggtcttgtttgcttttgagggtcataaagaggcatcagtatcagttacagtctgtttctcagccagttaaaaactcctcatagtgcctttaaagtagtgtttttatcatgatgtgaaaatgttcttgacgaacactaaaagttcagtagacacaaaagaggacacaagacaagatcaaaattatgaaattgtgcagaaaaggttcaatttgatgcataaaaaatgttcagagcaCAGGAAAATTATTactttgttataaaatgttgtctgctggtcagaaaagtcttaaaaacaacatgaaaaagaagtgtgatgaaatccagattgtgatcctgccataggaaattAATGATACaaattttttcccacattgcttTCCCCTACTGAAAAACAttctcctccagaagaagataaagttttctAATGTTTATGTGGCTTGTTGAgaactacctagttactgatttattgagcaaagaaaagtaaaataattgttattaaataaatatttcatatataacttttatgattcctaagtctcagtaggagccactggccctgaggttttcatacaacatcaaatgtggtcctctttgaaaaaagtttggacaccactgctctACATCATGTTTCTTACAATACTTCACAAGACATTCCATCATGTGTAGAATATTGTTGACTAATTAtattcttgtttcaattcacaAATTTacctggcatcaaatttaaaaagagcatatatttttcataaaagaataaatcttctcagtttcaacatttcacatgttgtttgtgcctttattgagttaaccctcctgttatgttaagggtcaaattgacccatttaaagttcataaataatttaaaaaacaaaactttaaagaatttttttttcgctatgaaacttcttttGCTTGGcgtgaacaacatatacaatgaaaatggttcatttcacaaatttgcaacccccccccctgcatgtttatattacatatatactgtttgtgggtcaatttgacccggcagtcaaagttgAGGCTAAAGAGTAGTAGTATTTGTCAGAAgagtcaaatactaaatgtttctttgcaactgtgtgacatatttcaccccaatcactttccaatgtacattaaaaaagttttagcatgacttttcattaaaaaaacaactgaattaatctcattgaactatgatctgtgagaattaaagaacaccaatgcactaactaatgatttaaatggttagtaatggatgTAATAATGAGATTTGATAAATgaatattgggatttttggggttctgacacttttgaatcattaaatatgccccgggtcaagttggcCCAGGACGATTATTACTgtccctgagaaacgaacattacaggaggtttaaaacacagggtTTACCTAATTTTAAACCTTTGATTaatgttttattgacatttgaCACAGTGTCCAAACCTCTCTGAAATCGGGGTTGTATTAACTTGTCAGTGAATGCTCTTGCCCTCCCCTACCATAACCTGCTCATAAAGCTGAAGGATCAAGACAAGTGATAGGTAATTGGTGTGTACATGTCAGTCAAAGTTCGGTGTGCAGCATAAGCAGCTAAGATGACGACCCCACCAAAGATTGAACTCCCATCAGGTAACTCAAGATTGACCCTGAATGTACTCACTAAACCCAAGGGGGCGCAGTAAGATTGTCAGTCTTGCCGTAGATTAACATTTAACTCCATATTTAGCTTTATCGCACTGAGGCTCACACCAGTCCCCCCCGGCCCTTACAGACTCTAACATATTATATGATTGCCTATGTGGCCTGTGTCTTGAGCCAACCAAGGCTCAGCTGGAATCAGCCATACAGCCCAGTGTTCTTCTTGAAAGTTTATAACAGTCAGAGTCACAAATATCAGTCATGATATGATGACACTGTTGACATAACTGACAGTCCTTCACAGGCCTGGTTTTGCACTGAGAGCAGCTGTAATGTgcactaaactggagacaccaGGAACAGAGCTGATTGTTGCAGAGCTGTTAGTGGTCATATGTTCAATATGTGTTTCTTACACTGAGCCTTATTTTCACAGATGTGAGATCAGTTAACTTTAGGGGAACAAACATCAGAGTCAACCTCTTCCTTACAAGTGATATGTAAGGTATTGGTCAGCGAATGACATTATAGGTGCacttcgaccaagagttccggggtctttccgcctccagaactactttaccctgaactaaaaggttcctgtgccccccattgttgtctgcgtttcgaccgcggggcCGCAtccccgggtagattgtgcaaatcaggccagtgctgagacataagtcctttaatccttgatagtaggcggactttgtgatggtcttaatgtggctgctgaaattaaggtctgagtctatgactgcaccaaggtttctggcttggtttgaacatttcatctgtgcagattggagctgagcagtaacctttaacctttcttcctccaaaaacaatcatttcagttttttctttgtttcactgaagaaagttctggcttgtccagtcattgatttgttcaatgtaTTTACTCAgcgtttgtatgggactataatcccctggtgatatggtgatgtaaatgtgtgtgtcatctgcatagctatggtatttcaGACATCTCAGATTATTTTTATCAGCTACTAGTGTTTATGGAATAAATGTAACAAACTGTGGACTGCTTTTCCATTTCCTGGTCTTTTTTgggagtgaggagaggaaggtGTCACCTATATGCTGAACTCTAGTGTCTCCTGGACTGGGCATAACAATTGTTATAAGAAATAGAAAACCACTGTTGTTGTCTCTAAGGTTTTAATCCACATAATACTATGTAACAGCAAGAATCACAAATTTATTCTGTAAACTCACtgttaatatttgttttaccacaacaacaacaaaaggaaagaaTCCAAACAGAGAACTCTGCTCATGCTGTAAGACTTCTTTATTTATACGTTCTTGTAGTAAGCACTTTTCAAATCATAAGTTACATGTTGAAAGAATACCAATCAAGTGGCAATGCATCAATCACAAATACAGCTTGGTAACTTGTGAATTAAACATGAAGTGCCTAAGATGACAGACATTTCACAGTTAGCCACTATTTGGTTGTCCCGCGACTCTGGGCTCAAATTTGATACCAGCAGTCTTTTCAATCCATTCCTTGTATTCACAGACGTCCACGAATCCAGCAGGTGCAACACAGCCATAGGTACCACTACGTGTGAAAGCATTGACACCATAAATCATGTTGTTGTACACCACTCCACCACCAGAGTCACCCTGTGAGAGGAATGTATGAAATATAGTTAgttttttcatcatttgttAAAATTTGTATAAATAttataatagaaaaaaatatgactGAAGGAAATACAGAATATAGAAGCCATGCCTACTCACCAGAGATATATCCTTTCCCTGAGATTGGTAAAGTTTAAAGTGACTTTCGCCATATTTTTTCATATAATCTGATTTGTCCAAACAGTTTTTGTATGAATTGGCTACAATTTCAAGTTCTACACACTGGAGTGTGTCTGATTCACCAGGTActggatgaaaaaaagaaaaagatatgCTTGAAATACCAAACAAAACTTCAATATGACCAaccaaacatgtaaataaataaataaagtttgtatccacaaataaacaaagtaaatgagatagttattattattcagaGATAAGTTTGGAAAGAAAGTACACTGGTAGATTTGGGGTTTTCTGTTTATAGTTAATGAATGCCAACATTTAAGAAGAGTGTATTTAAAAACCACAGTTGAGTCATAATACAATTATATATGCTACAATAAAAACACTGGGATAAGCATAAATGTTAATATTAAATGAACAGAAGTTATCTCACCTCTCTTGCCATTAGGACCCAGAGTTGTTGGTCCATGACCTGCAACCTGAACCATCTTACCACTGAAATAAAACCATAACATTAAATCAAATAGTGAATTATTTTTCTTCAAGACAAATTCTGAAAacttaaaagaacaaaaactacTTTTATATCAAATGCCTTCTCTTTCCAAGAGTACTCAACAGTTACTGAATTTTAGAGACTAAAGAGTTCAGAGATCAAAACTCACACAGTGGGGCGTTTGCTACAGTCAGGCGGGTCTACAGGTTGAATAGTGGTGGTTTTTTCTAGCTTCAGCAGCATGATGTCATGTTTctctttaaagaaaatataCTTCCATTTCTTAAAGGTCTTGTGCTTATTTGTCGCGCCTGGTGTTCCTGGACCTAAACCTGGATGCACACCTAAATATGCTGTTATTTCCCTTAAAATGAGAAGAGGGGAAAGAGGAACATCACTGAAGTACTGTTAAAACATCATTATCACATGATCATTACATATTTACTGAATATTAACAAATCATTGTTATATTTCTGTTAGGAATGCTATCAGGAATATCAGATTGAAATTTGAAgtttataaaaacacagtacagtgtattatattaaaaaaagttcCTCTCTTACAGATTCCAGAGGTAAAAGAGAACATTCATGGAAATATTGTCAATACATCTTAGTTTAGAAACGGGTAATAAATGACTGAATTTTAACAAAAGCAAATATGTATCCATGTTCAGAAAACTATCAAGAATTCAGattgaatatttcattaaaaaacatataCTGCTACAAGTGTATTTAAGAAAGACTGTCCCTCTCTCACTTCTGCTTGCAGTGAGCTGCAGTCAGGATCCACTGGTCACTGATCAGAGAGCCACCGCACAAGAAGTTATGGGTCCCATCATTTCCAATCAACTTCACATGGTACTGACGCTCTCCATTTCCACATGTTTGACCCCCAATGATTCTCTTCTGCAGATCCACAGCTGTGCTCACTGTGACACCTGAAAGAGAAAGTCCTCCACCAGGTGAGTGTGAGTTGGAACAAGAGTAGGAAACAACTTTTAAGGCAACAATATACTACACATGGAGGAATGTCTTGTGAAACATTGTAATAACATGACATAACATAACATGGATGTGCTCATCAAGTGTCTCTTCTGCGTTCAGACACAAGTTCTCACTGACATCACACCTCATGTCATTCCTGCTGTCTGGACATACTAGTGTTAGAAATAATAACTAGTGATATGAAAGACTTTATCTGAGTCCACCCTCTGACCTTTCACACCTCTACTCCACTGACCTTACAAACAGCCTCTGATAAGTAACCTCCTCTGGTGTGGCGTTGCTCTCATGGTTATTAATGGTTGGTAATAAATGGATATTCTATGCATGCATCATGCCACTGCATCTATTGAACCTCAGAGGGTATCTTTTAGTCTAATGCTGCAAGTTCAGGAGGACAGGTAAGTtcacagaaacatgaaataTATCTTCAGAAATTCCTCTATTAGTGGTATTCCCTTTCCAAGATATTTAAGAGAAAACCTTTTAATAAATAAACCAATGAAGCAGATTGGAAAAGAAAATGCTGACTACTCACCAACCCACAGcaaaaggaggagaagacgTGTCATGCCACCCATCTTTGCTTGACTGCCCTCCTGGTGCCACAGTGgtgcattttaaatgttttcacacTGCCCTGTTGGCACTCCAGCCACCAATCACCTCACAATGATTTATCAAAACAATCCTCATTGGCTACCATGGCTTCACATTTGCAAATTTTTTGATCACCTATCAGGTGTTCTTTCTGTGACTGTGTTCTCATCTCAGGGAGACCCCACCAGTATGTAGCACATCATAACAGGACTGAGTTTAAACAACTATAATTAT
The Notolabrus celidotus isolate fNotCel1 chromosome 7, fNotCel1.pri, whole genome shotgun sequence DNA segment above includes these coding regions:
- the LOC117815277 gene encoding trypsin-3-like, with translation MAVMTRLLLLSLLVGVTVSAAVDLQKRMFGGQDCPANERQYHVKFSYLGDLLCGGSLISDTWILTAAHCRELLPKAILDVHPGPGRSVYITSLPKTYKEKVNIIIKKKHDIMLLKLRKSSGITPIALPTVQECNTRKNILSFQIAGHADRTVNLNNEPVDTESATLKCADMDAMDCQNYLNILKTKQPDFHKKHSFQHLFCGQSSVASSSPGDSGGGVVHNGKLYGVISFGSFNPGSVNYDAFIDVCEYLPWIAEITGIP
- the LOC117816050 gene encoding trypsin-like, yielding MGGMTRLLLLLLWVGVTVSTAVDLQKRIIGGQTCGNGERQYHVKLIGNDGTHNFLCGGSLISDQWILTAAHCKQKEITAYLGVHPGLGPGTPGATNKHKTFKKWKYIFFKEKHDIMLLKLEKTTTIQPVDPPDCSKRPTVGKMVQVAGHGPTTLGPNGKRVPGESDTLQCVELEIVANSYKNCLDKSDYMKKYGESHFKLYQSQGKDISLGDSGGGVVYNNMIYGVNAFTRSGTYGCVAPAGFVDVCEYKEWIEKTAGIKFEPRVAGQPNSG